In bacterium, the sequence GGAAATTCAAGTTGTTATTGGAACACACGCTTTATTAAGTGAAAAAGTGGAGTTTAAGAATTTAAGAATGGTAGTTATTGATGAACAACACAAATTTGGGGTTGAACAGAGAGAAATTTTAAAGCAGAAAGGCGAAGTAGTTCATCATATTGTTATGAGTGCAACTCCCATACCGAGAAGTGTTGCACTAACAATTTATGGTGATATGGATTTTTCTACACTCGGTGATTTACCAAAAGGCAGAAGAGATGTTATTACATATCTCTTCCATGAGAAAGAAAAAAACAAAATATATTCTTTTATTGAATATCAAAATAAAAAACGAGAAAAAGGGTTTATTATAACTCCTTCAATAAAAGAAAATGAGGATATAAAATCAGCAGAAGAAGAATATGAAAAAATAAGAAATATTTTACCGGATGTGAAAGTTGGACTTATACATGGCAAATTATCTCAGGAAGAAAAAGAAAAAACAATGCAAATGTTCAGAAATGGGCAATTACAACTTCTTGTTGCTACAACTGTTGTTGAATCAGGAATAGATGTTCCAGAGGCAAGTTTTATAATTGTAGAACAGGCAGAAAGGTTTGGACTTGCTCAACTTCACCAATTGAGAGGAAGAGTTGGCAGAAGTGGCAACACCGGTTATTGTTTTCTTGTTGTTTATACTGACAATAAAGAAATTATTGAACGAATTGAAAGTTTTATTGAGGCAGAAAGTGGATTTGAAATTGCAGAAATTGACCTTAAATTAAGAGGTCCTGGGGATTTACTAGGAACAAGACAACATGGTATTCTGCCTTTGAAAATAGGTGATATAATGAAAGATATGGAATTATTAAAAATTGCAAGAAAGAAAGTTGAAGAAATACTTTCTGATGACCCAAAACTTGAAAAAGAAAAAAATAAAATTATAAGGACTTTTATAAATGTATAAAGAAATTGCAGTAGTTATTCCTGCTTACAATGAAGAAAAAAAGATAGGTGAAGTTGTAAAAGAGGCAAAAAAATTATTTGAAAAAGTTATTGTTATAAATGATGGTTCAACTGATAAAACAGAGGAAATTGCAAAAAACCAAGGAGCAATTGTTATTTCTCATAGTAAATGTATGGGAAAAGGGACGGCTTTGAAAACTGCTTTTTCATATATTATTTCTGAAGGCATACCTGCTTTTATAACAATAGATGGTGATGGACAACACTTAATTTCTGATTCAGAAAATTTTATTGAAAAATATAAAAAAATAAAAAGAGGGGGAATTTTTATAGGGAAAAGAAAGATGGTTTCTACAAAAATGTCTTTTTTAAGAAGAATTACAAATACTTCAATGTCTCTTTTAATTTCTCTGTTGT encodes:
- a CDS encoding glycosyltransferase family 2 protein, which produces MYKEIAVVIPAYNEEKKIGEVVKEAKKLFEKVIVINDGSTDKTEEIAKNQGAIVISHSKCMGKGTALKTAFSYIISEGIPAFITIDGDGQHLISDSENFIEKYKKIKRGGIFIGKRKMVSTKMSFLRRITNTSMSLLISLLSFQWIPDTQCGYRLIKKDVIEKVKLITSHYETESELLIKASWKGFRIVSVPITTVYRDEKSKIKPGRDTLRFFKMILVIIFPQLSK